The Rhinopithecus roxellana isolate Shanxi Qingling chromosome 9, ASM756505v1, whole genome shotgun sequence genome contains a region encoding:
- the ASH2L gene encoding set1/Ash2 histone methyltransferase complex subunit ASH2 isoform X2, producing MAAAGAVPGQEAGAVPGPGAAANATAAEEGEMKPVAAGAAAPPGEGTSAPPTAEPSSGEAEGGEANLVDVSGGLETESTNGKDTLEGAGDTSEVMDTQAGSVDEENGRQLGEVELQCGICTKWFTADTFGIDTSSCLPFMTNYSFHCNVCHHSGNTYFLRKQANLKEMCLSALANLTWQSRTQDEHPKTMFSKDKDIIPFIDKYWECMTTRQRPGKMTWPNNIVKTMSKERDVFLVKEHPDPGSKDPEEDYPKFGLLDQDLSNIGPAYDNQKQSSAVSTSGNLNGGIAAGSSGKGRGAKRKQQDGGTTGTTKKARSDPLFSAQRLPPHGYPLEHPFNKDGYRYILAEPDPHAPDPEKLELDCWAGKPIPGDLYRACLYERVLLALHDRAPQLKISDDRLTVVGEKGYSMVRASHGVRKGAWYFEITVDEMPPDTAARLGWSQPLGNLQAPLGYDKFSYSWRSKKGTKFHQSIGKHYSSGYGQGDILGFYINLPEDTETAKSLPDTYKDKIIFYKNGVNQGVAYKDIFEGVYFPAISLYKSCTVSINFGPCFKYPPKDLTYRPMSDMGWGAVVEHTLADVLYHVETEVDGRRSPPWEP from the exons ATGGCGGCGGCGGGAGCAGTACCCGGCCAGGAAGCGGGTGccgtgcctggcccaggagcGGCCGCAAATGCAACAGCTGCAGAAGAAGGGGAGATGAAGCCAGTGGCAGCGGGAGCAGCCGCTCCTCCCGGAGAGGGGACCTCTGCTCCTCCGACAGCTGAGCCCAGTTCCGGGGAGGCTGAAGGCGG GGAGGCAAACTTGGTCGATGTAAGCGGTGGTTTGGAGACAGAATCAACTAATGGAAAAGATACACTA GAAGGTGCTGGGGATACATCAGAGGTGATGGATACTCAGGCGGGCTCCGTGGATGAAGAGAATGGCCGACAGTTGGGTGAAGTAGAGCTGCAATGTGGGATTTGTACAAAATGGTTCACGGCTGACACATTTGGCATAGATACCTC CTCCTGTCTACCTTTCATGACCAACTACAGTtttcactgcaatgtctgccatCACAGTGGGAATACCTATTTCCTCCGGAAGCAAGCAA acTTGAAGGAAATGTGCCTTAGTGCTTTGGCCAACCTGACATGGCAGTCCCGAACACAAGATGAACATCCGAAGACAATGTTCTCCAAAGATAAG gatattATACCATTTATTGATAAATACTGGGAGTGCATGACAACCAGACAGAGACCTGGGAAAATGACTTGGCCAAATAACATTGTTAAAACAATG AGTAAAGAAAGAGATGTATTCTTGGTAAAGGAACACCCAGATCCAGGGAGTAAAGACCCAGAAGAAGATTACCCCAAATTTGGACTTTTGGATCAG GACCTTAGTAACATTGGTCCTGCTTATGACAACCAAAAACAGAGCAGTGCTGTGTCTACTAGTGGGAATCTAAATG GGGGAATTGCAGCAGGAAGCAGCGGAAAAGGACGAGGAGCCAAGCGCAAACAGCAGGATGGAGGGACCACAGGGACCACCAAGAAGGCCCGGAG tGACCCTTTATTTTCTGCTCAGCGCCTTCCCCCTCATGGCTACCCCTTGGAACACCCGTTTAACAAAGATGGCTATCGGTATATTCTAGCTGAGCCTGATCCCCATGCCCCTGACCCCGAGAAGCTGGAACTTGACTGCTGGGCAGGAAAACCTATTCCTGGAGACCTCTACAGAGCCTGCTTGTATGAACGGGTTTTGTTAGCCCTACATGATCGAG CTCCCCAGTTAAAGATCTCAGATGACCGGCTGACTGTGGTTGGAGAGAAAGGTTACTCTATGGTGAGGGCCTCTCATGGAGTTCGGAAAGGTGCCTGGTACTTTGAAATCACCGTGGATGAGATGCCGCCAGATACCGCTGCCAGACTGGGTTGGTCCCAGCCCCTAG GTAACCTTCAAGCTCCTTTAGGTTATGATAAATTTAGCTATTCTTGGCGGAGCAAAAAGGGAACCAAGTTCCACCAGTCCATTGGCAAACACTACTCTTCTGGCTATGGGCAGGGAGACATCCTGGGATTTTATATTAATCTTCCTGAAGACACAGAGACGGCCAAGTCATTGCCAGATACATACAAAGATAAG ataatattttataaaaatggtgTCAATCAAGGTGTGGCTTACAAAGATATTTTTGAGGGGGTTTACTTTCCAGCCATCTCACTGTACAAGAGCTGCACG
- the ASH2L gene encoding set1/Ash2 histone methyltransferase complex subunit ASH2 isoform X1: protein MAAAGAVPGQEAGAVPGPGAAANATAAEEGEMKPVAAGAAAPPGEGTSAPPTAEPSSGEAEGGEANLVDVSGGLETESTNGKDTLEGAGDTSEVMDTQAGSVDEENGRQLGEVELQCGICTKWFTADTFGIDTSSCLPFMTNYSFHCNVCHHSGNTYFLRKQANLKEMCLSALANLTWQSRTQDEHPKTMFSKDKDIIPFIDKYWECMTTRQRPGKMTWPNNIVKTMSKERDVFLVKEHPDPGSKDPEEDYPKFGLLDQDLSNIGPAYDNQKQSSAVSTSGNLNGGIAAGSSGKGRGAKRKQQDGGTTGTTKKARSDPLFSAQRLPPHGYPLEHPFNKDGYRYILAEPDPHAPDPEKLELDCWAGKPIPGDLYRACLYERVLLALHDRAPQLKISDDRLTVVGEKGYSMVRASHGVRKGAWYFEITVDEMPPDTAARLGWSQPLGNLQAPLGYDKFSYSWRSKKGTKFHQSIGKHYSSGYGQGDILGFYINLPEDTETAKSLPDTYKDKALIKFKSYLYFEEKDFVDKAEKSLKQTPHSEIIFYKNGVNQGVAYKDIFEGVYFPAISLYKSCTVSINFGPCFKYPPKDLTYRPMSDMGWGAVVEHTLADVLYHVETEVDGRRSPPWEP from the exons ATGGCGGCGGCGGGAGCAGTACCCGGCCAGGAAGCGGGTGccgtgcctggcccaggagcGGCCGCAAATGCAACAGCTGCAGAAGAAGGGGAGATGAAGCCAGTGGCAGCGGGAGCAGCCGCTCCTCCCGGAGAGGGGACCTCTGCTCCTCCGACAGCTGAGCCCAGTTCCGGGGAGGCTGAAGGCGG GGAGGCAAACTTGGTCGATGTAAGCGGTGGTTTGGAGACAGAATCAACTAATGGAAAAGATACACTA GAAGGTGCTGGGGATACATCAGAGGTGATGGATACTCAGGCGGGCTCCGTGGATGAAGAGAATGGCCGACAGTTGGGTGAAGTAGAGCTGCAATGTGGGATTTGTACAAAATGGTTCACGGCTGACACATTTGGCATAGATACCTC CTCCTGTCTACCTTTCATGACCAACTACAGTtttcactgcaatgtctgccatCACAGTGGGAATACCTATTTCCTCCGGAAGCAAGCAA acTTGAAGGAAATGTGCCTTAGTGCTTTGGCCAACCTGACATGGCAGTCCCGAACACAAGATGAACATCCGAAGACAATGTTCTCCAAAGATAAG gatattATACCATTTATTGATAAATACTGGGAGTGCATGACAACCAGACAGAGACCTGGGAAAATGACTTGGCCAAATAACATTGTTAAAACAATG AGTAAAGAAAGAGATGTATTCTTGGTAAAGGAACACCCAGATCCAGGGAGTAAAGACCCAGAAGAAGATTACCCCAAATTTGGACTTTTGGATCAG GACCTTAGTAACATTGGTCCTGCTTATGACAACCAAAAACAGAGCAGTGCTGTGTCTACTAGTGGGAATCTAAATG GGGGAATTGCAGCAGGAAGCAGCGGAAAAGGACGAGGAGCCAAGCGCAAACAGCAGGATGGAGGGACCACAGGGACCACCAAGAAGGCCCGGAG tGACCCTTTATTTTCTGCTCAGCGCCTTCCCCCTCATGGCTACCCCTTGGAACACCCGTTTAACAAAGATGGCTATCGGTATATTCTAGCTGAGCCTGATCCCCATGCCCCTGACCCCGAGAAGCTGGAACTTGACTGCTGGGCAGGAAAACCTATTCCTGGAGACCTCTACAGAGCCTGCTTGTATGAACGGGTTTTGTTAGCCCTACATGATCGAG CTCCCCAGTTAAAGATCTCAGATGACCGGCTGACTGTGGTTGGAGAGAAAGGTTACTCTATGGTGAGGGCCTCTCATGGAGTTCGGAAAGGTGCCTGGTACTTTGAAATCACCGTGGATGAGATGCCGCCAGATACCGCTGCCAGACTGGGTTGGTCCCAGCCCCTAG GTAACCTTCAAGCTCCTTTAGGTTATGATAAATTTAGCTATTCTTGGCGGAGCAAAAAGGGAACCAAGTTCCACCAGTCCATTGGCAAACACTACTCTTCTGGCTATGGGCAGGGAGACATCCTGGGATTTTATATTAATCTTCCTGAAGACACAGAGACGGCCAAGTCATTGCCAGATACATACAAAGATAAG gctttaataaaattcaagagttatttgtattttgaggAAAAAGATTTTGTGGATAAAGCAGAGAAGAGCCTGAAACAGACTCCCCATAGTGAG ataatattttataaaaatggtgTCAATCAAGGTGTGGCTTACAAAGATATTTTTGAGGGGGTTTACTTTCCAGCCATCTCACTGTACAAGAGCTGCACG